TCTGTACTTCTGCGCCGAAAACGTCTACACTTGAATTAATGTTGTTGTCGAACAGCATGTTCTGCTTTCCTAGCTGCTCAAAAATTCCAATGGAGATCACTCCGTCATCTGCGATCTTTACAAAGATTTCCACCAAATATTCCAGCCGCGCCAACTCCAAAAACAACCCGACGCTCCCGAGCTTGTCATTACCAATTACGCCCCCCATGCTCCAGGGAGGGACTTTTCTTTCCTGGAGCAGATGAGTAAGCCTGCTACCTAGAAAAGGGTTCTGTTTTAAAGTGCCATTTTAAACTTCTCATAACACTCAAATCAAACTTTGCATGACATTGATGAATGAAAAAGTTTATGCGACATTGTATAAAATAAATATATTGTTATACACGTATCGTCAAATAGTGCATATAATTACTAAATTTCCTTGTGTAAAAATAAAAGTGTAATTACTTGATTTTAATTGGCCTTTTGTTTTATAATTAAAGTAGTTTTGGTTAAAAATATTATGGATTTTGAAATCCTAAATTATTAATATTACTATGGAGGTAGTTTATGGCAGATAAAGATCATGTGGTATGTACTTGTTTAGGGACCACTTTAGGAGAATTGCAGGATGTGATAGATGCAAATCCTGGAATTACTGTTGAAGAATTGATGGAAAAAACAAGTGCCGGTACAATCTGTGGAATGTGCATTGATGGTTCCAATGGAGAAGAAATTTCTCTTAATAGTCTTATTGAAGAAGCGAATAAAAAGTAGAGGTAATTATGAGTGAGTCTCATAAATGTGAATGCCAAAATGGAAATACAATCCAAAAAGTCTTAAATAAGATTATTGCAGAAGATCCCGGTATATCTGTAGAAGAATTGATGGCGAAAGCACGAGAATTTAATTCTTGTGCTTCCTCGCATCAGCAAAAAATCAAGGATAAGTATTATGAGTGAGGAAATAAATTTTGATGAATTAAGTATTGTGCAAAAACTTCGTTTAATAGAAGATAAATTAAATCAGGAAGTACGTCCTATGTTGGTTTTAGATGGTGGCGATATGGAAATTGTTGATCTTAAAGAAGATGAGGATGGTACTTTATTGTTATTTATTCAGTATCTTGGAGCTTGTAATGGCTGTCCTAGTGCATCTACAGGTACGTTAATGGCAATACAGCAGTATCTGAATGTCAAAATTTCTGATAGGATAGAAGTGATACCTGTTCAGTAGTTATTTGATTCGTTGAAATACTTGACCATTTTCATTGAGTATTTGTTTAGCTGATTGTATGGGTATATCATAGGTATAAGGCCATGCATATAATTTTATAGTATGTGGGTCAATCGACATTATCCCAATAAGAAGAGCTGATTCTGTATTATCGTAGATACTGAGCAAGGAAAAATTAGTATCTATGCCTCTTTGTATATAAGGAGTTTCTGTAAATCCTAATATTCCAGTAAGTTTTATTTTAATTTTTTTGTTACGAATTATTACTTCATAATCGTTTTTAGGATCTTTAACTTTCCAGCGTGTGTTTTGTAAGCGGTCTATTAAAGGAAGAGAGATGTTGTTAATTTTTTTTTCTGAAATACAACCAGTCATTAATAGTATAAAAAAAATAGATAAATAATTCATTTTTTTATTTTTTTACCATTTCTTGAGCTAATATATTGTGGCGTTCTCTAAAACTAGTATCACCTCCAGCTGAGCTTTGAATTGCAGTGGAAATAGTTTTAGGATCTTTAATGAGGACAGAAACAACTAAATTATTTGTTTGGTCATCAACGTTAAAAACAATGAAATCTTTATCTTCTTCCAGAATTGTAGTTCGGCCATTAGAGATAGCAAAATTTTCATTCAACTGCACAGTGACTCCATCACTACTGAATTTAATATTAGCTGCTGGATAACTAGGCATTTCCCAGTAACTATTTTTAAGCTTTTTTGATAATAAAGGTGATTTTGCTGACTCAGAATCCTTTTTACTTCCGCAAGCAGCTACAGTAAGAATTAGTGTTAATAAAATTCTCATATAACGCTCCTTAATATTAAGATATTGAATAATTATAATATAAAAATAAAAATTTGTAAAATTTTTTTGTTTTTACTATCTTTTTCACGAAAAACAAGCTATAATATATTATGTAAAATAGGATATAAAATGCATAAAGTCATATTTCTTTTAATATTAAGTTCATGTGCTATTCATGATTTCCGAAGTAATGTCGTTTTTAATGATATATATGATGGTCCTAAGATAGAATTTTTAGATCCGGAACCTAATAGTATGATTAGTAATGATGCAATTCCGTTATCTTTCCAAATTTCGCACCCAATGGGTATAAGATATGCTCATATCGTTTATTCAAATCAAGAAAAAAAATATTCTTATGATGCTTTTAAATATCCTACAACCGCCACAATTAATGAATCTTTATCTGTTTCTAATAGTGGACCTATTACGGTTTCTATACGTGCTGTTACCGGAAAAAATACGGAATTAATTACTAACATCAATTATAATATGCAAATTACAACAACATATTTTACACTTTTTTATGGTCCTTCTACATCTTTACCGACAGCATATGTACAGGTTACTTTTTTACCGACAAGTGCTCCAGCATCGCGTATTGTAGTGGACGGTCCTATGGGAACTGAAGAAGTATTAGCACCTCCTGGTGGTTTTGGTTCTACGGCAAGAGTATCGAATTTAAATCTAGATTTCGGAAATAATCATTTTACTTTAAGAGTAATCTCAATTTATGGGCGTATTTCGCATGATGCATTTACGGTTTTTCGTATTTAATAGAGCATTTTTACGATATTTTCAAAATGAAATCCATGGGATGCTTTAATAAATACTACGGTATCCTTTCTTAAATGTGTTATCAATTTTTCTGATAGTTCATTTAAAGAATTAAAAATGTAATAATTGATATTATGATTTTTTAGAATACTGCTATGTTTAGAAAAATATGTGCCCATAATAAAAAGTTCATCAATGCATTTTTTAGATATCAAATCATTTATTATTTGCTTATGAATATCATCGCTATAAGTGCCTAATTCTAAAATATCACCAATAACAGCAATGCAATGTTTATTATTTAACTTTTCTTTTTTTAAGATATTAAAACCTGCTTTAAAAGACTCTAAAGAGGCATTGTAACAATCTAGAATAAGCATAGCTCCTGATTTTTTATGTAATTGTGTATCCATACGGTGTTCCAAATGATTGCTGAATAGGTTTAAACATTCTTGTAAAAAATTAACGGGAATATTAAATATTTCCATACAAACAAATAATATAGCAATATTTTCAAGAAGGTGAATGCCTGGACATGGGCAATAAAATTGTTCATTGGGAATTCTATAATGCTTAAAAGTAAATCCTTGTATTCCATAATCTTCATGAATATATAGTTTATCTGGATCAAAAAAAATTACTTTGCCTTTAAATTTATTGAGCAGTAAATTTTTATATGGATTATTTTTATTGAAAATAAGAATAGAATTTGATGACATTCCATCGATAATTTCTGCTTTTGCATTGGCTATAGCATCCATAGAACCCAATTGTCCTACATGGTTCCAACCAATATTAGTAACAATTCCTATTTCTGGTTTTGTAATTTTCGATAATAATGATATTTCCTTAGCATGATTCATACCAGCTTCCAAAATAGAAATTTGTGCTTCGTGAGGAGTCGAAAGTATCGATAAGGGTAGTCCAATATCGTTATTCCAATTTTTATGTGCTGTATGGATACTGTATTTTTGATTTAGCAAATGCATCAACATATGTCGTACGGTAGTTTTTCCAAAACTACCGGTAATAAGAATATGGGGAATATTCAAACGTTTTCTGTGAGCAGAAGCTAGTTCTGCAAGGGCTTGAATACTATCAGTAACAATATAAATAGTAGCATCATGAGGAATGGATACAGGTACTTGCTCCAGGATAAATACTCGAACACCTTGTTGGTATGCGTGTTCAAAAAAATCATTACCATTGAAATTCGGTCCTTTTATTCCAATAAAGCATGTTAAAGTCGGATCTATTATAGACCGAGAATCTATAGTAAAATAGTCGATTTTAAAAGGATGCTCTCTCAAAGCTTTTCCGAAAACAGTATTAAAAAATTTATGATCGAAAATTTGGTTTTGTAAAAACATATAAACCTCTGCAATATAAAGGTAAGGAATTTTCTATGAAGATTCGATTTTTGGGTACAGGTACATCGTCAGGAGTGCCTGTTTTGGGTTGCATGTGTAGAGTATGCCTATCTCAAGATCCTCGAGATAAAAGAATGAGATGTGCGTTGTTAGTGGATGCCGATAATCAAAAAATTCTCGTTGATGCTGGTCCTGATATTCGTCAACAATTACTTTTATCTCGCACGCAGTATATTGATGCTGTCCTCATTACTCATGATCATTTTGATCATGTCATTGGGCTGGATGAATTGCGTCCTTTTTCTTTCTATAAAAAAATTCCTCTTTATGGTAATGCTTTATCAATGGCGGGTGTTAAAGAAAAATTCGCCTATCTGTTTAATGATGCACCTTTATATATTGGTGGTGGTTTGGCGCAGTTCAGTCTAAATGAGGTAGAGCCTTATAAGTCTTTTTTTGTAGAGAACCTTCAAGTGATTCCTCTTGGAGTACAACATGGAAAACTACCTATTTTAGGATTCAAAATTAAAAATATGGCTTATCTGACTGATGTTAAAGTGCTACCTCAGACATCTATCGACTTAATATTGGATATTGATGTATTAATTATTAATTGTTTGCGGAAAAAGTATCACAATACCCATCTTAATTTGCCGGAAGCATTAAAGTTAATTGATATGATAAACCCAAAACAATGTTATTTTATTCATATGAATCATGAAGTACTAGCTGCAGAATGGGAACAGACACTTCCTGATCACGTATATTTAGCATATGATGGATTAGAGTTGATATTATAACTTATTTTTTGCAAAAAGAAAAGCCTCATAATGAGGCTTTTCTTTAAATATTAATTACTACCAATAACTAATTTGTACTGGTGACAATACTTTTCATTTTTCCGTGCATAGGAGTAATAATTTCCATTACTTCCATATTGATCATCTCAGGCATTGTCATTTGAATAACCGCATATGTAATAAGAGCTACTAAGTAAACAAAGAACATCCACCAAATCGAAAAACGCGCATAATTACCAGCCATTTCTGAACATAATGTTGCTTTGGCTATGTCTCCTTGTTTTTCAAAAACACTAACTTGTCTTGAATATAGCATACCCATAATAGACATGATAAATGGAGGAAGTCCAGCTAAAAAAAACATAGGTCCTAAAATTGATAAGACAAAGGCGACAATATTTTGCCATAAATATGTTTTAATACTTCCTTTTTCTCTGGTGTTTGTTTGTGCTTGTTCCATGGGAACCTCCTTACGTTTTACCTTCCCATATAATTTAAACATTAGCTTATAATATTGTCAAGTATGGTGATTGTTTCTTCAAAATTATTTTTTTCTGTTATGTCCTGTTTAAGAAATTGATTTATTTTATCTATTTTTGTTAGTGATTCGTCTATTTTGGGATTTGCTCCTCTAACGTATGCTCCGATATTAATCAAATCCTCAGATTCGCGGTAAGTAGTGGTTAATTCTTTTAATTTTCCGGCTAATGCTTGGTGTTCTGGATGAGTGATATCTTTCATAGCGCGTGATACGCTGGCAGAAATATCGATTGCTGGAAAATGATTTTTTTCTGCTAAGGATCGTGATAAGACAATATGTCCATCTAAAATACCCCGTACTGTATCAGATATTGGTTCGTTGCTGTCATCACCTTCCACAAGAACCGTGTAAAAAGCAGTAATTGCACCTGTATTATTTGTTCCCGTACGTTCAAGCAGCTTTTGCAGGGTAGAAAATACACTAGGAGTATAGCCACGTAATGCCGGTGGCTCTCCTAGTGATAAACCAATTTCTCGTTGTGCCATAGCAAATCGTGTGATAGAATCCATCATAAACATTACTTTTTTGCCCTGGTCTCGAAAATGTTCAGCAATGGCGGTAGCAACATAAGCACCTCTTAATCGCAATAATGGAGGTTCATCTCCTGTCACAGCAATAACAACAGAATTTTTCCTACCTTCTTCACCAAGATCATTATCTAGAAATTCCCTTACTTCTCGACCTCTTTCTCCAATAAGTGCGATAATATTAATATCGGCATTTGTATTTCGTGCAATCATGCCCAATAATGTGGATTTTCCAACGCCACTGCCCGCAAAAATACCCAATCGTTGCCCAACTCCTGCTGTAAGTATACCGTCAATAGCACGGATACCAGTGGTCATAACTTCTTGAATCCTCTCGCGTGAGTAGGGATCAGGTGGATGCTTATCAATCTCTGTATAAGCTGATGTTTGAATTGGTCCTAAATTGTCAATAGGAAGCCCATCTCCACCTAAGACTCGTCCTAATAATTCATTACCTACAGCAACTTGCAAAGGTAGGCGTGTATTTTCTATTTTCATATTAGGTGCAATACCATGAATGTGCCCTAATGGCATAATTAAAGTTTTATTATGTTTGAAGCCAACAATTTCTGCTTTTATAGGGTATGAATCGTGAGTGTAAATATAACATAAATCCCCAATAGAACCAACAGGACCTTTTGCTTCTATCAGTAGTCCATTAAGACTTTCAATTTTACCATAACTTTTTAATACAGGTGTACGATCAAGAGCGTTTTGATATTTAATAAATATATCAGTCATCAGTAGTTCCTAAACAATAATATCATCAACTGGTTTATCTTTTAGATTATCACTATTTTCTGAATAAGAATTATGAATATATTCTGATTCTGAATCAGAAGAAACAGGAATAACTTCAGGAACTATTATTTCTTCTGATGAGGATTCGTTATAACGCATTTCAGGAGGCAAATCCTTTCCGTAATTTTCTTGTTGGGCAAATGCTGTAGGGCTATCATCAATTACTGATTCATTATCCAACGTATCATTATTTGATGATACGACTTCTCTTTTTTTTGTCTCAGGTGTTTTAATTTTAACAGGCATGTAAAAACGCATTTGAGTTTCTAGCTCTTCCAGTTGGGAATTAATAGTGGCATCGATATCACCTGTATCTGTTTCGATATATACGCCACCAGGTTCTATTGTTGGATCTTCTATAAATTTTATTTCTGCTTGAGCTTCTATCATATTAATAAGTTCTTGCTTGTGTGAAACTGCAAAATTATAATCCCGCGGTGATACATGGATAAAAATAGTCATAGCTCCTTTAAGCAATTCTAAAGCTGCTTTGATATTGTTGATTACTATTTCTTTATAATCTGCTGTTAATTTTTTAACAATTTTTCCTACCATAGTGAGGACAAGATTGATAACTTGGGTTTCGCTATGCATTAAAATACGTTCCCGTTCTCTTACTGTTTCTGCAACAACACTATGCAAACGTTCTACAAGAAGTTGAATTTCTTCTTTACCTGATTGAAAACCAAGTTCCTTACCTTCAGTAAAGGCTTCTTGATGAGCTTCTGTTTTTAATTTTGTAATAGTTTTTTGAGCCTCTTCCAGTATTTCCGATGCTTCTTTTTGAGCTTGTTGCATTATTTTTTCAGCATCTTCTTTACTTTGTTGGATGATATTTTCTTTTTCATGAACGGATTTTTGAATTCGGTCGAAAGCATGTTGTTCTGCGTCTTCCATAACTTTTCTAGCTTCATCTTTTACTTGTTCTAAAATTTTGTTAGCTTGTTCATGACCTTGTTGTTTTTTTTGTTCGATTTGGTGTTCAAGCTGTTGGATTTCTAGATTCATATTGTTGATACGTTCCTGTACAGAAAGTTCTTCTTCGAATTCCGAACGGAAAGATCTTATAGGAACTGCTATCTTATTAGAATCTTTGAGTTTGTATTGACCGTTGTGTAGAATTCTAGCGTGAGGATCGAATGTATTGTTGGTCACAATATGCTCCTATATTATACTACTAAATCATCATCTCCACCTCGAGCGACAACGATTTCTCCTTGTTCTTCGAGCTTTCGGATAACAGAAACAATTTTTTGCTGAGCTTCTTCAACTTCTTTAAGGCGTACAGGACCCATAAATTCCATATCGTCTCTCAACATTTGAGAAGCACGTTTTGACATGTTGCGGAAAATTTTATCTTGAACTTCAGGATCAACAGATTTAAGAGCTTTTGATAGATCATTATTATCGACATTACGCATAACTTTTTGAATACTTTTGTCATCCAGTGTAATAATATCTTCAAACACAAACATTTTCTTTTTGATTTCTTCTGCCAGATCGGGATCGTCTTCTTCTAGAGTTTCAATGATATTTCTTTCGGTAGTTCGATCTGCATTATTGATAATGGCAACAACGGTATCGATACCTCCTGCCGAAGTGAAATCTTCACTGCTGAGAGTTGATAATTTACGTTCCAATACGCGTTCTACTTCACGTAAGATTTCTGGAGAAGTCCTGTCCATAGTAGCGATTCGACGCATGATATCTGCTTGTAAATCAGTATTCAGCGAAGCAAGAATAGTTGCTGCTTTTTGCGGATCCAAGTAGGATAGAATCAAGGCAATCGTTTGAGGGTGTTCATTCTGAATGAAGTTTACTAAATGAGTAGGATCTGTTCTTCGAATAAAATCAAACGGTTTGGTTTGAAGAGATGATGTAAGCCTGTTAATAATATCGACAGCCCGTTGTGTGCCTAATGCTTTTTCTAATACGTCTCGGGCGTAATCAATGCCTCCACTAATAATAAAATCTTGAGCCATCATTAATTCTTGAAATTCCATAAGTACCATATCTCTAGTTTCAGAATCAACTAAATCCGCACGAGCCAACTCAAAAGAAACTTCTTCAATTTCTTCTTCTTTCATATGTTTAAGTACTTCTGCAGATACTTCTGGCCCAATAGAAATTAGAAAAATAGCAACTTTTTCTTTTCCTGAAAGCACCTTTTTTTTACGGGAACTATTTTTTTCTGCAGTAGTTTTTTCTAAAGGCATAATATACTCCGTTTTATTGAATTTCTAATAACCATGTACGTAGTAACTTAGCTGTTTCTAGCGGATGTTCGCGGACTGTGTTGATAACGCTTTCTAATAGTTCATTGCTTGCTCTTTCTTCCATTGACAATTCCAAACCAGAACGTTCTGCTTCTGCTTGGCGAAGCGCTGCTTCGCGCATAGCAGCTTGTTGTCGTAGTAATTCTTCCTCTTTACGCCGTCGTCTGATTTCTAATTGAGTGGCTATTATACGGTATAAAATAGTCAGCAAAATAAGTGATGCAATTGTAATTAAAGCAGTTATTATAATACGTTGAATAAGCATGCGGCGACGGAATGCTTCGTCTTCTGATGCAAATTCGCTAGAACGATCAAATTTTAATGGTCGGACAATAACTAAATCTTTTCGTGCTGCATTGAATCCCACAGATCCTTTTACTATCTCTTCATATGCACGAATTTCAATGTCATCTACGGGTGTATATTCTCTCTGAATACTCCCATTTGTTAATAAAACCTCACCTTTACTGTTTCTAATAATACGCCATGTGCCATCTATAGCAACAGAAATACTAATTCTCTTGATTTCGTAAGGAGCTTTTTCTTCCTGGAATTCACGTGTACCTGTAGTAACATTTTTGGTTGTTTGATTCCGTTCGTATTGATTGAAACGATCAATTTTATCTTTAAGGCCGGGAGGAACATTATCTTCAACACCAGCTGGTCCTTCAGGAATATAAGATGGACCTCTATATTTTTCTGTAACTTCATCAGAACTAACTAAGACTTCTAATACTTGTTCACTGTCATCATAAGGGGTTAAAGGGTTATCCGGTTTTATAATAGTAGGTAATAATTCTTTTGCGGTTGAAGAACGTCTATTCCAATCAAATTCAATATCAGCAGATACTAAAAATCTATCTTTAGGTAAGGATGAACTTAATGCTTGTACTACTCTAGCGGTATAGCGAGCCCTTTCTCGTTCGATAACTCGTAATTGTTCCCGAGCAATTCGAACTTGTTCCTCACCTTCGTTTGGCACAAGCAAATCCGATAAAATATTGCCTATATTATCTACAACAACAATATTTTCTTTATTTAAATTGGGAATACCATAAGCTACTAAATTTACAATGCCTTGGATTTTTTGTTTATTTTCAGCAATAGACGAGTAGGGAGCTGGTGTAATTACTACAGATGCTGTTGCTTCAGCTTGACTATCTGTATATAATTTATCATCAGGAAAAGAAACTTGAATACTTACGTCTTCAATATCTGCTAATGTTTTAAGATGTTTTGTCATTTCACCAATAATAGCTCTGCGTAAATTAACATCACGTTCAAAATCAGTAGTTGTAAAGCGTTGGACGTCAAAAAGTTCCCAACCTCTTACATTTTGCGGAATGATGCCAGCTTGCCCTAGCTGCATCCGAATGTTTTTTGCTGTATTTGGGTCCGAAACAATAATATAAGAATCATTTTTGGTATCAAATTTGAT
Above is a window of Brevinema andersonii DNA encoding:
- a CDS encoding (2Fe-2S)-binding protein, with the translated sequence MADKDHVVCTCLGTTLGELQDVIDANPGITVEELMEKTSAGTICGMCIDGSNGEEISLNSLIEEANKK
- a CDS encoding NifU family protein, giving the protein MSEEINFDELSIVQKLRLIEDKLNQEVRPMLVLDGGDMEIVDLKEDEDGTLLLFIQYLGACNGCPSASTGTLMAIQQYLNVKISDRIEVIPVQ
- a CDS encoding UDP-N-acetylmuramoyl-tripeptide--D-alanyl-D-alanine ligase, with the protein product MFLQNQIFDHKFFNTVFGKALREHPFKIDYFTIDSRSIIDPTLTCFIGIKGPNFNGNDFFEHAYQQGVRVFILEQVPVSIPHDATIYIVTDSIQALAELASAHRKRLNIPHILITGSFGKTTVRHMLMHLLNQKYSIHTAHKNWNNDIGLPLSILSTPHEAQISILEAGMNHAKEISLLSKITKPEIGIVTNIGWNHVGQLGSMDAIANAKAEIIDGMSSNSILIFNKNNPYKNLLLNKFKGKVIFFDPDKLYIHEDYGIQGFTFKHYRIPNEQFYCPCPGIHLLENIAILFVCMEIFNIPVNFLQECLNLFSNHLEHRMDTQLHKKSGAMLILDCYNASLESFKAGFNILKKEKLNNKHCIAVIGDILELGTYSDDIHKQIINDLISKKCIDELFIMGTYFSKHSSILKNHNINYYIFNSLNELSEKLITHLRKDTVVFIKASHGFHFENIVKMLY
- a CDS encoding MBL fold metallo-hydrolase, which translates into the protein MKIRFLGTGTSSGVPVLGCMCRVCLSQDPRDKRMRCALLVDADNQKILVDAGPDIRQQLLLSRTQYIDAVLITHDHFDHVIGLDELRPFSFYKKIPLYGNALSMAGVKEKFAYLFNDAPLYIGGGLAQFSLNEVEPYKSFFVENLQVIPLGVQHGKLPILGFKIKNMAYLTDVKVLPQTSIDLILDIDVLIINCLRKKYHNTHLNLPEALKLIDMINPKQCYFIHMNHEVLAAEWEQTLPDHVYLAYDGLELIL
- the fliI gene encoding flagellar protein export ATPase FliI, translated to MTDIFIKYQNALDRTPVLKSYGKIESLNGLLIEAKGPVGSIGDLCYIYTHDSYPIKAEIVGFKHNKTLIMPLGHIHGIAPNMKIENTRLPLQVAVGNELLGRVLGGDGLPIDNLGPIQTSAYTEIDKHPPDPYSRERIQEVMTTGIRAIDGILTAGVGQRLGIFAGSGVGKSTLLGMIARNTNADINIIALIGERGREVREFLDNDLGEEGRKNSVVIAVTGDEPPLLRLRGAYVATAIAEHFRDQGKKVMFMMDSITRFAMAQREIGLSLGEPPALRGYTPSVFSTLQKLLERTGTNNTGAITAFYTVLVEGDDSNEPISDTVRGILDGHIVLSRSLAEKNHFPAIDISASVSRAMKDITHPEHQALAGKLKELTTTYRESEDLINIGAYVRGANPKIDESLTKIDKINQFLKQDITEKNNFEETITILDNIIS
- the fliH gene encoding flagellar assembly protein FliH, whose protein sequence is MTNNTFDPHARILHNGQYKLKDSNKIAVPIRSFRSEFEEELSVQERINNMNLEIQQLEHQIEQKKQQGHEQANKILEQVKDEARKVMEDAEQHAFDRIQKSVHEKENIIQQSKEDAEKIMQQAQKEASEILEEAQKTITKLKTEAHQEAFTEGKELGFQSGKEEIQLLVERLHSVVAETVRERERILMHSETQVINLVLTMVGKIVKKLTADYKEIVINNIKAALELLKGAMTIFIHVSPRDYNFAVSHKQELINMIEAQAEIKFIEDPTIEPGGVYIETDTGDIDATINSQLEELETQMRFYMPVKIKTPETKKREVVSSNNDTLDNESVIDDSPTAFAQQENYGKDLPPEMRYNESSSEEIIVPEVIPVSSDSESEYIHNSYSENSDNLKDKPVDDIIV
- the fliG gene encoding flagellar motor switch protein FliG, which gives rise to MPLEKTTAEKNSSRKKKVLSGKEKVAIFLISIGPEVSAEVLKHMKEEEIEEVSFELARADLVDSETRDMVLMEFQELMMAQDFIISGGIDYARDVLEKALGTQRAVDIINRLTSSLQTKPFDFIRRTDPTHLVNFIQNEHPQTIALILSYLDPQKAATILASLNTDLQADIMRRIATMDRTSPEILREVERVLERKLSTLSSEDFTSAGGIDTVVAIINNADRTTERNIIETLEEDDPDLAEEIKKKMFVFEDIITLDDKSIQKVMRNVDNNDLSKALKSVDPEVQDKIFRNMSKRASQMLRDDMEFMGPVRLKEVEEAQQKIVSVIRKLEEQGEIVVARGGDDDLVV
- the fliF gene encoding flagellar basal-body MS-ring/collar protein FliF, with protein sequence MPDWSALLQKITDRFSQLSSKQKTLLGISLFFCILVVGLTVHFTGNVGTSSLLYQSPLSPEDYAKVTLKLQEMGIKFDTKNDSYIIVSDPNTAKNIRMQLGQAGIIPQNVRGWELFDVQRFTTTDFERDVNLRRAIIGEMTKHLKTLADIEDVSIQVSFPDDKLYTDSQAEATASVVITPAPYSSIAENKQKIQGIVNLVAYGIPNLNKENIVVVDNIGNILSDLLVPNEGEEQVRIAREQLRVIERERARYTARVVQALSSSLPKDRFLVSADIEFDWNRRSSTAKELLPTIIKPDNPLTPYDDSEQVLEVLVSSDEVTEKYRGPSYIPEGPAGVEDNVPPGLKDKIDRFNQYERNQTTKNVTTGTREFQEEKAPYEIKRISISVAIDGTWRIIRNSKGEVLLTNGSIQREYTPVDDIEIRAYEEIVKGSVGFNAARKDLVIVRPLKFDRSSEFASEDEAFRRRMLIQRIIITALITIASLILLTILYRIIATQLEIRRRRKEEELLRQQAAMREAALRQAEAERSGLELSMEERASNELLESVINTVREHPLETAKLLRTWLLEIQ